The Desulfobacterales bacterium genomic interval GATGATGGCCCATGATGGGCCCATCAAAACCTTTCCGCTGAGAGGCATCAAGGACTCCCCGCCCTATCTGCACGACGGTCGGTGCTTTACTCTTGAGGATACGGTGGAATACTTCAACCTTGTGCAGCAACTCCAATTGACCGCACCGGAAAAGAAGGACATCGTTGCCTTTTTAAGGTCTTTGTAGGGCGGGTTTTTGTTTGGCCGAATGAGGAACGCTCTGTACTCATCTGGCCTGAGAGAGTCATATTTCCGAAAAGAGATTTTGGTCTGTATTTTCAGTCGGCTACCCTGATCATCGGCTCAACCGGATGCGCGGGGAAGTGGCAAGGCGTTGCTTGCAACTCAAGGCCGCGCGCACCGGTTACCCTGAACGTGAGAGTGTCTGAAAAGAGCTCAAGCAGGGTCTGTAATATGCATGGATTGCCTTTGAGCGGGGCTCTGAACCAGCCGTAGACAGATTCAGGTCAAATTAATATTGTTATATCAACGGTTATTCTTTTTACGGGGCCGTGAATCTTTCCTTATAAGGCAGCCGATTCTCATTGTTAGAGAATCGGCTGCCTTGATTGTCATATCTATTATCAGCTGAGCATCTGGATACCACTGCCCTTTATGGGTTGCGACCGGCCCACAACGCTCGGGTCAAATCAACCAGGGCCTGCCTCTGTGCATCGGTCAGGGGACAGAAGGGGGAGTTGTCGAAGGTCGTGTCTCTGTTTTCGACGATCAGTACCCTGGCATCTTCGCTCAACGTGTGCGTGTGCCAGACCGCTTTTCGGACATTGTAGATCTTATGCGGCTGCATATCCTCGCCATAGACAGCGGTAACCGACTCATCTCCCTCGCCTGTGAACAGGATGCAACGGCCGTTCAGCAGAACAAAGACCTCATCGGTTTCGTTGTGGCGCTGCATCGCGGTCAGATTTTCGCAGCGCAGTTCTTCAGCATGGTTCAGGACGGCAACCCGCCAGCCGCCGTAGTCAATCATCGGACGATAGCCTTTTTGTGTATGCTCACGCACTTCGAGCAGTTGCTCGCTGATGGGGCTTTTTGTTTTCATATGATTTTGTCCTTTCAACCCGTTATCTTCCGCTATCAGAAAAATATCTTCCGGACAAATAAAAATGGAGAAATTTTAACCATTGTATAAACCTTTTATGATTCATATGGTTATATCGACCAGTTAAAATCCCATACATCCAGCATGTTTGCCGATAATGGCTGACAAAAAGTGGTAATCAAATAATTCATTGAGAATTCATGGTGCGCTTTTGAAGAGTTGCTTTTTTGCCGGCATATGGCGTATGATTTGTATTTTTTTGAAATGGCGGTGGAAAAATGAAGATTACAGCGAGTGAATCCGGGTCGATTCTGGAAGTTTTGAAAAAGGCGATGGGGACCGATTCAAACACCCGGATTCGGAAATACGTCCGGCATGGCCGGGTTCTTTGCAATGGCCAACGGGTTTTGCGGCCGGACATGAACATCAATTCCGGTGATGTTCTGGAGGTGACACGGGCTCCGGCGGTGGCAAGCAAGCGCCGCGTTGAGCCGCCAGTGCCGGTGCTTTATGAGGACAATGATGTCATCGCCGTGGAAAAGCCGGCGGGAATGCTGACAGCAGGGTCCGGATCGGAAAAAAATCCTTCTCTTCACCGGCTGTTGAGAGACTATGTCCAGGAAAACGCCTTTCATCGAACCGGCGTTTTTGTGGTTCACCGGCTGGACCGGGAAGTGTCCGGGGTCTTGATTTTTGCAAAAAGCCGGGAGATTCAAATGCGCATCAAGCAAAGCTGGCCCACGACCGAGAAGCGCTATTACGCGCTGGTGGAAGGCTGTCCGCCCAAAGTCGAGGGGACCGTGGAGAGCTGGCTTGCCGAAGACGAGCAGCAGAAGGTCCGATCGGTTCCGCAGTCTCCCGAGGCCAGATATGCCGTAACGCATTACCGGACGCTCAAGCCGGTTGGGGATCATATGCTGCTGGAAATTCGTCTGGAAACGGGCCGGAAAAACCAGATCCGGGTGCATATGGCCGATATC includes:
- a CDS encoding RluA family pseudouridine synthase, translated to MKITASESGSILEVLKKAMGTDSNTRIRKYVRHGRVLCNGQRVLRPDMNINSGDVLEVTRAPAVASKRRVEPPVPVLYEDNDVIAVEKPAGMLTAGSGSEKNPSLHRLLRDYVQENAFHRTGVFVVHRLDREVSGVLIFAKSREIQMRIKQSWPTTEKRYYALVEGCPPKVEGTVESWLAEDEQQKVRSVPQSPEARYAVTHYRTLKPVGDHMLLEIRLETGRKNQIRVHMADIGCPIVGDRRYGASDRFVRRIRLHGFLFEFNHPVSGERLRIDSPMPEGFLKLLQHDEKYK